A single Nisaea sp. DNA region contains:
- a CDS encoding anhydro-N-acetylmuramic acid kinase: MSFRGDIGVSGQKTYRAIGLMSGTSMDGIDAALIDSDGDGEVRRRGFLSMPYPDDFRARLQSVMGDAGDVAGVAFELTERHAEAVSALLAAEGVASTEIDVIGFHGQTILHEPERRRTVQIGAPDVLARTTGRPVVFDLRLADVAAGGEGAPLVPVYHRALTRRLGSTVAVLNLGGVGNVTWIDGDASAGPEAMLAFDTGPANALVDDFVRARRGERFDAGGTLAAKGLVDEARLADLLSDPYFDRQPPKSLDRDHFARRAMGAVVGLSDEDGAALLTAFSAASVALAGRWFPHAVSQWIACGGGRHNATLMTMLAERLNAPIFPADDLGWNGDAVEAEAFAYLAIRSLQGKPLTFPGTTRAPVPLSGGTLHRPD, translated from the coding sequence ATGAGTTTTCGCGGAGATATCGGGGTGAGCGGGCAGAAGACATACCGGGCAATCGGCCTGATGAGCGGCACGTCGATGGATGGGATCGACGCGGCTCTGATCGACAGCGACGGTGACGGTGAAGTGCGCCGTCGCGGCTTTCTCAGCATGCCCTATCCCGACGATTTCCGGGCTCGCCTGCAATCCGTCATGGGCGATGCCGGCGATGTGGCTGGTGTTGCATTCGAATTAACCGAGCGTCATGCGGAGGCGGTTTCCGCCCTGCTTGCCGCCGAAGGTGTGGCCAGTACCGAGATCGATGTTATCGGCTTTCACGGACAAACCATCCTGCATGAACCGGAGCGGCGCCGGACGGTCCAGATCGGGGCGCCGGACGTGCTGGCGCGCACGACCGGCCGGCCCGTTGTATTCGATCTGCGGCTTGCCGATGTCGCAGCCGGTGGAGAGGGCGCGCCGCTTGTGCCGGTCTATCATCGGGCGTTGACGCGACGGCTCGGCTCTACCGTCGCGGTGCTTAATCTTGGAGGTGTGGGGAACGTTACCTGGATAGACGGAGATGCAAGCGCCGGCCCGGAAGCAATGCTGGCTTTCGATACAGGCCCCGCAAATGCTCTGGTTGATGATTTCGTCCGGGCGCGGCGTGGCGAGCGTTTTGATGCCGGTGGCACCTTGGCGGCAAAGGGGCTGGTCGACGAAGCACGTTTGGCGGATCTGCTTTCCGATCCCTATTTTGACCGGCAGCCTCCGAAGTCCCTCGACCGGGATCATTTCGCGCGTCGCGCGATGGGGGCTGTTGTGGGCCTGTCGGACGAGGATGGCGCTGCGTTGCTCACAGCCTTCTCGGCGGCCTCGGTCGCCCTGGCCGGGCGCTGGTTCCCGCATGCGGTCTCACAATGGATCGCCTGTGGCGGCGGCCGTCACAATGCAACACTCATGACCATGTTGGCAGAGCGTCTGAATGCCCCTATTTTCCCGGCGGACGATCTTGGCTGGAATGGTGATGCCGTCGAGGCCGAGGCCTTCGCCTATCTGGCAATTCGCAGCCTGCAGGGAAAGCCGTTGACCTTCCCCGGCACGACCCGCGCGCCGGTGCCGCTGTCAGGCGGCACCTTGCACAGGCCGGACTGA
- the tyrS gene encoding tyrosine--tRNA ligase, with protein sequence MSQFKSGFMQTMSERGFVHQCTDNDALDEMLNNKVVTAYIGFDCTADSLHVGSLIQIMMLRHLQRAGHRPIVLMGGGTSKIGDPSFKDEARKLLSDEDIEHNKSGIKTVFQRFLSFGEETSDAIMCDNAEWLDGLEYIPFLRKIGQHFSVNRMLSFDSVKTRLEREQSLSFLEFNYMILQAYDFLELRRRYGCQLQMGGSDQWGNIVNGVELTRRVDQQSVYGLTTPLLTTASGQKMGKTEKGAVWLNKERLSPYDYWQFWRNTEDADVGKFLRLFTELPLDEIARLEKLEGAELNDAKKVLANEATALLHGREEAETVAESARKTFEQGTLGDSLPRVSVEASQLSEGLWVVDALRIAGLAATNGEARRLIKNGGARVNDVAVSDETLKLGDADLADGVIKLSSGKKRHVLLET encoded by the coding sequence ATGAGCCAGTTCAAATCGGGCTTCATGCAGACCATGAGCGAGCGCGGGTTCGTCCATCAATGCACCGATAATGACGCACTCGACGAGATGCTGAACAACAAGGTCGTGACCGCCTATATCGGCTTTGACTGCACGGCCGACAGCCTGCATGTCGGCAGCCTTATCCAGATCATGATGCTCCGCCACCTGCAGCGGGCCGGTCATCGGCCGATCGTGCTGATGGGCGGCGGCACCAGCAAGATCGGCGATCCGTCCTTCAAGGACGAGGCCCGCAAGCTGCTTTCGGATGAAGATATCGAGCACAACAAGTCCGGTATCAAGACCGTGTTCCAGCGCTTCCTCAGCTTCGGCGAGGAAACCAGCGATGCGATCATGTGCGACAACGCAGAGTGGCTGGACGGACTTGAATACATCCCGTTCCTGCGCAAAATCGGACAGCATTTCTCGGTCAACCGGATGCTAAGCTTCGACAGCGTGAAGACGCGCCTGGAACGCGAACAGTCACTGAGCTTCCTCGAATTCAACTACATGATCCTGCAAGCCTACGACTTCCTGGAACTGCGCCGGCGCTACGGCTGCCAGTTGCAGATGGGCGGCTCGGATCAGTGGGGTAACATCGTCAACGGCGTCGAGCTGACCCGGCGTGTCGACCAGCAGTCCGTGTACGGTCTGACCACGCCGCTGCTCACCACCGCCTCCGGCCAGAAAATGGGCAAGACGGAGAAAGGCGCCGTCTGGCTCAACAAGGAACGGCTCTCGCCCTACGACTACTGGCAATTCTGGCGGAACACCGAAGATGCCGATGTGGGCAAGTTCCTGCGCCTCTTCACCGAACTGCCGCTGGACGAGATCGCCCGGCTTGAGAAACTGGAAGGCGCCGAGTTGAACGACGCCAAGAAGGTGCTCGCGAACGAGGCAACCGCCCTGCTGCATGGCCGTGAAGAAGCCGAAACGGTTGCAGAATCTGCGCGCAAGACGTTCGAGCAAGGCACTCTCGGCGACAGTCTGCCGCGTGTGTCCGTCGAGGCATCGCAACTTTCCGAAGGCCTCTGGGTTGTCGACGCCCTGCGCATTGCCGGACTTGCCGCGACCAACGGCGAAGCCCGTCGCCTGATCAAGAATGGCGGCGCCCGGGTCAATGACGTTGCGGTCTCCGACGAGACGCTGAAGCTTGGCGATGCCGATCTCGCCGATGGCGTGATCAAGCTGTCATCTGGCAAGAAGCGCCACGTGTTGCTGGAAACCTGA